From the genome of Prevotella herbatica, one region includes:
- the sufD gene encoding Fe-S cluster assembly protein SufD, producing the protein MQEDINNNKAQNPLGSLQPKVETQYVELYESTSATLKSHSAEVMNKVRDKAFEDFKKLGFPSRKVERYKYTDMAKLFEPNYGLNINRLDIPVNPYDAFKCDVPNLSTSLYFVVNDSFYTKVLPQAHLPEGVIVDSLSSVASKKPDFIARYYSKIASTDEDAITALNTMLAQDGLFVYIPKNVKVDRAIQVINILRSDVDLMVNRRVLIVLDEGAEAKFLFCDHSADDRNFLSTQVIEAYVGENANLELNCLEETHLKNTRVSNVYIQQLANSRVNHNVITLHNGITRNLLDLVFEGEGAECQCNGCVIADKNQHVDNNTLIDHKVGHCTSNELYKYVLDDEATGAFAGRVLVRHGAQKTVSQETNRNLCATKKARMYTQPMLEIYADDVKCAHGSTVGQLNDAAMFYMRQRGIGEKEAKLLLEFAFINEVIDKMELEPLRDRLHHLVEKRFRGELNKCEGCKLCK; encoded by the coding sequence ATGCAAGAAGATATTAATAATAATAAGGCTCAAAACCCTTTAGGTTCTTTACAACCTAAAGTTGAGACTCAGTATGTGGAGTTGTATGAAAGTACATCAGCCACACTTAAGAGTCATTCAGCCGAAGTCATGAATAAAGTGCGTGATAAGGCTTTTGAAGATTTCAAGAAGTTGGGATTCCCGTCTCGAAAAGTTGAGCGTTATAAATATACCGATATGGCTAAGTTGTTTGAACCTAATTATGGTTTGAATATTAACCGATTGGATATTCCAGTGAACCCTTATGATGCCTTTAAGTGTGATGTGCCTAACCTAAGTACATCATTATATTTTGTTGTCAACGATAGTTTTTATACTAAAGTTCTTCCGCAGGCACATCTTCCAGAGGGTGTAATCGTTGATTCTTTGAGTAGTGTTGCTTCAAAAAAGCCTGATTTTATCGCTAGATATTATTCTAAAATTGCATCTACAGATGAAGATGCAATTACAGCTCTTAATACGATGCTAGCTCAGGACGGACTGTTTGTTTATATTCCGAAGAATGTAAAGGTGGACCGTGCCATACAAGTGATTAATATACTTCGCTCTGATGTTGACCTAATGGTTAATCGTCGTGTGCTTATTGTCCTTGATGAAGGTGCAGAGGCTAAGTTTCTGTTTTGTGATCACTCTGCCGATGATCGTAATTTCCTATCTACTCAAGTTATAGAGGCGTATGTAGGAGAAAATGCAAACTTAGAACTGAATTGTCTCGAAGAGACACATCTTAAAAATACGCGAGTAAGCAACGTATATATTCAGCAGCTAGCTAATAGTCGTGTAAATCATAATGTTATCACATTGCATAATGGCATAACACGCAATCTGCTAGATTTAGTATTTGAAGGCGAAGGAGCTGAATGTCAGTGTAACGGTTGTGTGATAGCTGACAAGAATCAGCATGTAGATAACAATACTCTTATAGATCATAAAGTAGGTCATTGCACAAGTAATGAACTTTATAAATATGTTCTTGACGATGAAGCTACTGGTGCTTTTGCCGGAAGAGTTCTTGTACGTCATGGAGCTCAGAAAACTGTAAGTCAGGAAACAAACCGAAATCTTTGCGCCACGAAGAAAGCAAGAATGTACACTCAGCCAATGCTTGAGATTTATGCAGATGATGTGAAGTGTGCTCATGGTTCAACAGTTGGTCAACTTAATGATGCTGCGATGTTCTATATGAGACAACGTGGTATCGGTGAAAAAGAAGCCAAACTGCTTCTCGAATTTGCATTTATCAACGAAGTAATTGATAAAATGGAACTTGAGCCGTTGCGTGATCGTTTGCATCATCTTGTAGAAAAACGTTTCCGTGGTGAGCTGAATAAATGTGAAGGTTGTAAACTCTGCAAGTGA
- a CDS encoding aminotransferase class V-fold PLP-dependent enzyme, protein MYDINKIREDFPILSRTIYDKPLVYFDNAATTQKPLCVLDAMRDEYLNVNANVHRGVHWLSQQATELHEGARETVRKFINAKSTTEIVFTRGTTEGLNLVASSFSDEFMKEGDEVIVSAVEHHSNIVPWQLQTHKKGIVLKVIPMDDFGKLDIDEFSKMITSRTKIVSVSHVSNVLGTINPVKDIIRIAHEHDIPVMVDGAQSTPHFAVDMQDLDCDFFVFSGHKIYGPTGVGVLYGKEAWLDKLPPYQGGGEMIENVSFEKTTFERPPLKFEAGTPDYIATTGLAKALDYVTDLGLDNIVSHEKKLTAYAINKMLQFDGMKIFGIDDSKPVTEETLCNHDAVISFQLRDIHHMDMGMILDRQGIAIRTGHHCAQPLMQRLGVLGTSRASFALYNTIEEIDAFIAGIDKASNMFKGSSCTPKQL, encoded by the coding sequence ATGTATGATATAAATAAGATTCGTGAGGATTTCCCAATATTGTCAAGAACAATTTATGATAAGCCGTTGGTATATTTTGACAATGCCGCAACGACTCAGAAACCTTTGTGTGTTCTTGATGCAATGCGTGATGAATATCTGAATGTCAATGCCAATGTGCATCGTGGTGTACATTGGTTGAGCCAACAGGCTACGGAATTGCATGAGGGAGCTCGTGAAACTGTAAGAAAGTTTATCAATGCTAAGTCTACCACAGAAATCGTTTTTACTCGTGGCACTACTGAAGGACTTAATCTCGTAGCTTCTTCATTCTCCGATGAGTTCATGAAAGAGGGTGACGAGGTTATTGTTTCAGCTGTAGAGCATCATTCAAATATTGTACCTTGGCAGTTACAGACACATAAGAAAGGTATAGTTCTTAAAGTCATTCCAATGGATGATTTTGGTAAGCTGGATATCGATGAATTCAGTAAAATGATAACATCACGCACCAAAATTGTAAGCGTAAGCCATGTAAGTAATGTTCTAGGAACGATTAATCCCGTAAAGGATATTATTCGTATCGCGCATGAACATGATATTCCTGTAATGGTAGATGGTGCGCAAAGCACTCCACACTTTGCTGTGGATATGCAGGATTTGGATTGTGATTTCTTCGTGTTTAGTGGACATAAAATATATGGTCCTACGGGTGTTGGTGTGTTGTATGGAAAAGAAGCATGGTTGGATAAATTGCCTCCTTATCAGGGTGGTGGCGAAATGATTGAGAACGTTAGTTTTGAAAAGACTACTTTTGAACGCCCACCATTGAAGTTTGAGGCAGGAACTCCTGATTACATCGCTACAACAGGACTAGCAAAGGCTTTGGATTATGTTACAGATTTAGGTCTTGACAACATCGTCAGTCATGAGAAAAAACTTACAGCCTATGCAATTAACAAGATGTTGCAGTTTGATGGCATGAAGATATTCGGAATTGATGACAGTAAACCTGTTACTGAAGAAACTCTATGCAATCATGATGCAGTGATAAGTTTTCAGTTACGTGATATTCACCACATGGATATGGGCATGATTCTTGACCGTCAGGGAATAGCTATCCGTACAGGTCATCATTGTGCACAACCGCTTATGCAGCGTCTTGGGGTGCTTGGTACTTCACGCGCCAGCTTTGCTCTATATAATACAATAGAAGAAATTGATGCTTTTATTGCTGGTATTGATAAAGCGTCTAATATGTTTAAAGGTTCTTCTTGCACGCCAAAACAGCTTTAA
- a CDS encoding ATP-binding protein translates to MEKNIYIKREVSTSNSQINILNSIANKVKSPITALAKYYSAVLERKISIKQTLLLLNAQIAFVFAVFPVNIGFIARAICCAWFVKAVLACKKNL, encoded by the coding sequence ATGGAAAAGAATATCTATATCAAAAGAGAAGTTTCTACATCTAACAGTCAGATAAACATTCTGAACAGTATTGCAAACAAAGTAAAGTCACCAATCACTGCGCTAGCCAAATACTACTCAGCAGTATTGGAACGCAAGATTAGCATTAAGCAAACACTGCTACTTCTCAATGCACAAATAGCATTCGTATTTGCAGTTTTCCCCGTAAACATCGGCTTTATTGCTCGTGCTATATGCTGTGCATGGTTCGTTAAAGCTGTTTTGGCGTGCAAGAAGAACCTTTAA
- a CDS encoding ribonuclease HII, which produces MLEPHYYKELIEAGCDEAGRGCLAGSVYAAAVILPPDYDNPELNDSKKLSEKKRYALREQIKHDAVAWAVGIVTPEEIDKINILHASFLAMHRAIAQLKVRPQGLIIDGNHFDPYVYSEGEEKKQLPYTCIVKGDGKYQSIAAASILAKTYRDDYMQQQALIYPHYDWENNKGYPTKKHRIGILNYGITPIHRKSYNLLGGELSLNFKE; this is translated from the coding sequence ATGTTAGAACCACATTATTATAAGGAACTTATTGAGGCCGGATGTGATGAGGCGGGACGTGGATGTCTTGCTGGAAGTGTTTATGCAGCAGCAGTGATATTACCGCCTGACTATGATAATCCCGAATTAAATGATAGCAAGAAGTTGAGTGAAAAGAAGCGTTATGCATTGCGTGAACAGATTAAGCATGATGCTGTAGCTTGGGCTGTAGGTATAGTTACGCCTGAGGAGATAGATAAGATTAATATCCTTCATGCTAGTTTCTTGGCAATGCACCGTGCAATAGCCCAACTGAAAGTGCGTCCGCAGGGTCTTATCATTGATGGAAACCACTTTGATCCTTATGTATATTCTGAAGGTGAAGAAAAGAAACAACTTCCTTACACTTGTATAGTGAAGGGAGATGGAAAATATCAGAGTATAGCCGCTGCTAGTATACTTGCTAAGACATATCGTGATGACTATATGCAGCAGCAGGCGCTTATTTATCCACATTATGACTGGGAAAATAATAAGGGGTACCCAACAAAAAAACATAGAATAGGAATACTTAACTACGGAATTACCCCAATTCATCGTAAAAGTTATAATCTGCTTGGCGGTGAATTGAGTCTGAATTTTAAAGAATGA
- a CDS encoding helix-turn-helix transcriptional regulator: protein MKKLGNELTLIQLMTDGNDYTAEDLCNHLGCTRRNLYYYLQFLREYGFGVIRNENYYSLDVNSPFFSNIASSVNFTLQEAVLIHNLADSAEQKNPAVLSVKKKLERYYDLRFFSDSKYQKKQLRNLKDISDAIASRRIVCLQKYSSPHSHTFTDRVVEPFLLFNDNQDVRCYELASGKNKTFKLSRITNVEVYDAPWIHAAEHRKVFTDVFSFSGEELYPVKLLVGQLSYNLMMEEFPISSASFSQKDENHWIVSLDVVSYLGIGRFVLGLYDDIEILEGDGFKDYIKSKIEKMLP from the coding sequence ATGAAGAAGCTTGGTAATGAACTCACGTTGATTCAACTAATGACGGACGGTAATGATTATACCGCAGAGGATCTTTGCAATCATTTGGGATGTACACGCCGTAATCTTTATTATTACCTTCAGTTTCTTCGAGAATATGGTTTTGGCGTAATCCGTAATGAGAATTATTATAGTCTTGATGTGAATTCTCCTTTCTTCTCTAATATAGCTTCTTCGGTGAACTTTACATTGCAAGAAGCAGTACTCATACATAATCTTGCTGATAGTGCTGAACAGAAAAATCCAGCGGTTTTATCGGTAAAAAAGAAGCTTGAACGATATTATGATCTTCGCTTTTTCTCTGATTCAAAATATCAGAAAAAGCAATTACGCAACTTAAAGGATATTAGTGACGCTATTGCTTCCAGACGTATAGTATGCCTGCAAAAGTATTCTTCTCCGCATAGTCATACATTTACTGATCGAGTTGTGGAACCTTTTTTGTTATTCAATGACAATCAGGACGTGCGTTGTTATGAACTGGCTTCTGGAAAAAATAAAACATTTAAACTATCAAGAATAACAAATGTAGAAGTTTATGATGCTCCTTGGATACATGCTGCCGAGCATAGGAAGGTTTTTACAGATGTGTTTTCTTTTAGTGGTGAAGAGTTGTATCCTGTAAAACTCCTTGTTGGTCAGCTTTCTTATAATTTGATGATGGAAGAATTCCCCATTTCATCGGCATCATTCTCTCAGAAAGATGAAAATCATTGGATAGTGTCTCTTGACGTAGTAAGTTATCTAGGTATTGGTAGATTCGTACTTGGACTTTACGATGATATAGAAATCCTTGAAGGTGATGGCTTCAAGGATTACATAAAGTCCAAGATAGAAAAAATGCTACCATAG
- a CDS encoding C10 family peptidase, producing the protein MIRLLVLSIAVFASSLNTFADNRNRSEMIKIAQEKLASKSMAKGSSIIDNEVKVMKDTDQFAIYGAKGAGFVVISRSNTFPAVIGESEHDYDSTNVAPGFKWWMENISKSMAYRDANNMGRTSISVSTTIDPLITTKWNQGTPYNLLCPKVGSLTHGYTGCVATAMSQILKYYNYPKTGKGSGGFSIVVDKDTVIRSATINTTYDWNNMSNTYLTSNAITPANIAVATLMRDAGCGANMEYGIDGSGTTDYDAAISFVNNFSYNPYSLKFLQKELYTDDEWAQMIYNEIKQLRPILYGGSTKTKEGHAFVFDGINTEGNVDVNWGWGGACDGWYDIFDLTPSGLGEEFSSGTTFSEGNDMIIGFDPHPDATGSDFSIWGTDKNCSFSISPDNKLSITMTAFYNFAYKTFTGDFAIICENTSTSVLTPIYNFFQEHSYESLSGFTYGKEVQGNLDISNLSPGTYKVYIASKATNETSWSPVRSFITHDVISYTLTKTNDGALTLTGIDKVKNEKENNDKNIRIYDISGKLLNVTTDGNTISGKGIFIIKQGNETKKVMKP; encoded by the coding sequence ATGATAAGATTATTAGTCCTTTCGATTGCTGTTTTCGCTTCAAGCCTTAATACATTTGCAGATAACCGCAATCGCAGCGAAATGATAAAAATTGCACAAGAGAAGCTTGCCAGCAAAAGCATGGCAAAGGGTTCTTCAATAATAGACAACGAAGTAAAAGTTATGAAGGACACAGACCAATTTGCTATCTATGGTGCAAAAGGTGCAGGATTCGTTGTAATAAGCCGCAGTAATACATTCCCTGCCGTTATAGGTGAATCTGAGCATGACTACGATTCTACTAATGTAGCCCCGGGATTTAAATGGTGGATGGAAAATATATCTAAATCTATGGCCTACAGAGATGCCAATAATATGGGGCGAACTTCTATATCTGTTTCTACAACAATAGATCCTCTTATAACAACAAAATGGAACCAAGGAACGCCATATAATTTATTATGTCCTAAGGTTGGCTCACTTACGCATGGCTATACCGGATGTGTAGCAACGGCTATGTCGCAGATTTTAAAGTATTACAATTATCCAAAAACAGGTAAAGGCAGCGGAGGGTTTTCCATAGTTGTGGATAAAGATACTGTAATAAGATCGGCAACAATCAATACGACATACGACTGGAACAATATGTCAAATACATATTTAACTAGCAATGCCATCACTCCCGCGAATATAGCCGTTGCTACACTAATGCGAGATGCTGGCTGTGGAGCAAATATGGAATATGGTATCGACGGAAGTGGAACCACTGATTATGATGCTGCAATATCTTTCGTGAATAACTTCTCATATAATCCATATTCATTAAAATTCTTGCAAAAAGAATTATATACAGATGATGAATGGGCACAAATGATTTACAATGAAATTAAGCAACTGCGTCCTATTCTATATGGTGGATCTACAAAAACAAAAGAAGGCCATGCCTTTGTTTTTGACGGAATAAACACAGAAGGCAACGTAGACGTAAACTGGGGATGGGGCGGCGCATGCGACGGATGGTATGATATTTTCGATCTGACTCCTTCTGGTTTAGGTGAGGAATTCAGTTCTGGAACAACATTTTCTGAAGGTAACGATATGATTATAGGTTTTGATCCACATCCTGATGCGACAGGAAGTGACTTTTCTATATGGGGAACTGACAAAAATTGCAGTTTCTCAATTAGTCCAGACAACAAACTTAGCATTACAATGACAGCTTTCTATAACTTTGCGTATAAAACTTTCACTGGTGACTTCGCTATTATTTGTGAAAACACATCTACTTCTGTATTAACACCAATATACAACTTCTTTCAAGAACATAGCTATGAGTCTTTAAGTGGATTTACTTATGGTAAAGAAGTTCAAGGAAATTTAGATATTTCAAATCTTTCTCCTGGCACTTACAAAGTTTACATAGCTAGTAAAGCCACAAATGAGACTAGTTGGAGTCCTGTTAGAAGTTTTATCACTCACGATGTAATATCATACACGCTCACAAAGACTAATGATGGTGCACTTACTCTGACAGGTATTGACAAAGTTAAAAACGAGAAAGAAAACAACGATAAGAACATAAGGATTTACGACATTAGCGGCAAATTATTAAATGTTACTACAGATGGAAATACTATCTCTGGTAAAGGCATCTTCATTATTAAACAAGGCAATGAAACAAAGAAGGTAATGAAACCGTAA
- a CDS encoding SusC/RagA family TonB-linked outer membrane protein: MEKRLTMILAGLFLCLGMAFAQTQVSGTVTSSEDGQPIVGASVRVVGTSTGTVTDVDGNFSLVAPANAKLNFSYIGMMPKTLKASSNMKIKLEPDNKTIDEVIVTGYGNFKKSSFTGSASTMDATKLEDVPVVSVEDKLAGSVSGVTVTSSSSAPGAISNIRIRGMGSVNAGNNPLYVIDGTPVASSNLSEFNTSDGNGYNDAGTSVLATLNPNDIESITVIKDAAAASLYGSRAANGVIVITTKSGKKGKTKIDFRSDLGFSNTAINYRPQLSGDDRRQLLWTGLNNYSITNGSTAAAAATFADNNIDKYASVPANGYTDWKDLLFKTGSHQNYQVSLSGGSESTKFYASMAYMKQDGILHNQGLERFTGNASITHDWNRFSLRVTTLISKMNQSLVDEGTAYDGALANYCFFQSPSSTPYNTDGSLNTGCGMNGVNPLYELQHTSDKNIVKRSFSTAQLTYNIWDNLKLSEKLAYDYTDGRENVLWDRYSNNGAPGAVMQRIINEYEKLNTQTQLSYIKSFGQHNVDALLGFETEDYTYRYDYSHGSDYPGALYELENAGTTSAQSDKKGYRMTSFLGRVNYNFANKYYLGASYRRDGSSRLARQNRWGDFWSLSGSWRFTEEKFMNPVKSIITDGKVRLSYGVNGTQPYDYYSYMNLYRYGIYYNGMSGIGVTTIGNSDLKWEKNKTLNIGLDLTLLDRFTVTFDYYNRKTSDLIFDKPVSAVTGLYSNSGTPSAPINVGSLVNKGFELSLTSVNINKKDFNWTTTLNMSHNSNKVEKLTGDENEIISGVLIHRIGKPYYSYYMYEYAGVDKATGKESYYINDGTDNARNTTTDVSKAKQAIVGQHQASIEGGLTNNIKWKFIDLGFTFTYSLGGDAYDYASWQHSNGGSYLYNGAVPSYYKLSDIWSPDNTDATLPKFEYGGVRVNSSRWLMPTDYLRLKNLSLGFTVPRNYIANLGIDRVRVYFSAANLLTWKSKNLIVDPEMPVDGLCTFETPALRTYTFGIELGF, translated from the coding sequence ATGGAAAAAAGACTAACAATGATTTTAGCAGGTCTATTCCTTTGTTTAGGAATGGCATTTGCTCAGACACAAGTCTCTGGTACTGTAACTTCCTCAGAAGACGGACAACCTATTGTAGGTGCTTCCGTTAGAGTGGTTGGTACAAGTACAGGTACAGTTACTGATGTTGATGGAAATTTTTCGCTGGTTGCTCCGGCAAATGCGAAATTGAATTTCTCGTATATTGGTATGATGCCAAAAACACTTAAGGCTTCAAGCAATATGAAGATTAAGCTTGAACCTGATAACAAAACTATTGATGAAGTTATTGTTACTGGTTATGGTAACTTTAAGAAATCTTCGTTTACAGGTTCTGCTAGTACTATGGATGCAACGAAACTTGAAGATGTTCCAGTTGTTTCTGTTGAAGACAAATTAGCCGGAAGTGTATCTGGTGTTACTGTAACTTCTTCTTCAAGTGCTCCTGGTGCAATTAGTAATATACGAATCCGTGGTATGGGTTCTGTCAATGCAGGAAATAATCCTCTCTATGTAATAGATGGAACTCCTGTTGCTTCATCAAATTTAAGTGAGTTTAATACTTCTGATGGTAATGGTTATAATGATGCTGGTACAAGTGTGTTAGCAACATTAAACCCTAATGACATCGAGTCTATTACTGTAATTAAGGATGCAGCAGCTGCATCTCTTTATGGTTCTCGCGCTGCTAATGGTGTGATTGTTATCACGACCAAGAGTGGTAAAAAGGGTAAGACTAAGATTGATTTTAGAAGTGATTTAGGTTTTTCTAATACAGCAATCAATTATCGTCCACAGTTGAGTGGTGATGATCGTCGTCAGTTACTTTGGACTGGATTGAATAATTATTCAATAACAAATGGTAGCACAGCTGCTGCAGCTGCTACTTTTGCCGATAATAATATTGACAAATATGCTTCTGTTCCTGCAAATGGTTATACAGATTGGAAAGATCTTCTTTTTAAGACAGGTAGTCATCAAAACTATCAGGTAAGTTTGTCTGGTGGTAGCGAAAGTACAAAGTTCTATGCATCAATGGCTTATATGAAGCAGGACGGTATTCTTCACAATCAGGGATTGGAACGTTTTACAGGTAATGCAAGTATAACTCATGATTGGAATAGATTCTCTTTACGTGTAACAACATTGATTTCTAAAATGAATCAAAGTCTTGTTGATGAGGGGACTGCTTACGATGGAGCTTTGGCAAACTATTGTTTCTTCCAGTCACCATCAAGTACACCTTATAATACTGATGGCTCTCTAAATACTGGATGTGGTATGAACGGTGTCAATCCGCTTTATGAGCTACAGCATACTTCAGATAAGAATATAGTAAAAAGATCATTCTCAACTGCACAACTTACATATAACATCTGGGATAACTTGAAGTTGAGTGAGAAATTAGCTTATGATTATACTGATGGTAGAGAGAATGTGCTTTGGGATAGATATTCTAATAATGGTGCTCCTGGTGCGGTAATGCAGCGTATTATAAATGAATATGAAAAATTAAATACTCAAACTCAACTTTCTTATATCAAGAGCTTTGGTCAGCATAATGTGGATGCATTATTGGGCTTTGAAACAGAAGATTATACTTACAGATATGATTATTCGCATGGAAGTGATTATCCTGGAGCTTTATATGAGTTAGAAAATGCTGGTACAACTTCTGCACAATCTGATAAGAAAGGCTATAGAATGACCTCTTTCTTGGGTCGTGTAAATTATAACTTTGCCAACAAATATTATTTGGGCGCAAGTTATCGCCGTGATGGAAGTTCACGTTTAGCACGTCAAAACCGTTGGGGTGATTTCTGGTCATTGTCTGGTTCTTGGAGATTTACTGAAGAGAAATTCATGAACCCAGTTAAGAGTATAATTACTGATGGTAAAGTACGCCTTTCTTATGGTGTGAACGGTACACAGCCTTATGATTATTATTCTTATATGAATTTGTATCGATATGGTATCTATTATAATGGTATGTCTGGTATAGGAGTAACTACTATTGGAAATAGTGACCTTAAGTGGGAGAAGAATAAGACTTTAAATATAGGTCTTGATTTAACTTTGTTGGATAGATTTACCGTTACATTTGATTATTATAACCGTAAAACAAGTGATTTGATTTTTGATAAGCCTGTTTCTGCTGTTACAGGTTTGTATTCTAATTCAGGAACACCTTCTGCACCAATTAATGTTGGTTCTTTAGTTAATAAGGGATTTGAGTTGTCATTGACTTCTGTTAATATCAATAAAAAGGATTTCAATTGGACCACAACTTTGAATATGTCACATAATAGCAATAAGGTGGAAAAACTTACTGGTGATGAAAACGAGATTATTAGTGGAGTCCTAATACATAGAATTGGTAAACCTTATTATTCTTATTATATGTATGAGTATGCTGGAGTTGATAAAGCAACAGGTAAGGAATCTTATTATATCAACGATGGAACAGACAATGCACGTAATACTACTACTGATGTCTCTAAGGCAAAGCAGGCGATTGTTGGCCAACATCAGGCTTCAATTGAAGGTGGACTTACAAATAATATTAAATGGAAGTTTATTGATTTAGGATTTACATTTACATATTCTCTTGGCGGTGATGCTTATGATTATGCATCTTGGCAACATTCTAATGGCGGTAGTTATTTATACAATGGTGCAGTCCCTTCATATTATAAACTTTCTGATATATGGTCTCCGGATAACACTGATGCAACGTTGCCGAAATTTGAATATGGTGGTGTGAGGGTAAATTCTTCTCGTTGGTTGATGCCTACAGACTATTTGCGTTTGAAGAATCTCTCTTTAGGATTCACTGTGCCTAGAAACTATATTGCAAATCTTGGCATAGACAGAGTTCGTGTTTATTTCTCTGCAGCAAATCTCTTGACTTGGAAATCAAAGAATTTGATTGTTGATCCAGAAATGCCTGTTGATGGACTTTGTACTTTTGAAACACCGGCATTGAGAACTTATACCTTTGGTATAGAACTTGGTTTTTAA